The genomic stretch ATACGCTTCTCTCATAGGATAATCGGCGTCGGGAGGCCCTCTTCTGCTCCAGAATCTACTGTCCTCCTCCCATCGTCTTCTCTCGTACCTTCTCCTGCTCCATCGATCCTCCTCGTCGTAGCCCATGCTCTCTTCACTACCGAATCGATCCTCGTCGTTCCACAGCATCAGTTTCCGCTTGCGCTCGTCATCGTAATATGTGCCGTGAACGTCATGGCTCCAGTTACATCGTTGAGGTGGCGGCTTTGGTCGACATTTCCAGTGCACCTCGTACTGATCCTCGTCGTCCTTATACGATTGTACCTTCCGATATCGTCTTGGACCTTCGTCCTCCCACTGACCCTCGTCGTGCCACGGCGATGGATCGCGCGGTCGGTGACTACCGCTACTTTTGGTCCACAGTGCTCCGCGCGACTTTCTGCCCATCCTCTCGCGGAAGCTACGGTCTCGCTTTTCCCCATCCTCGTAAAACGATCTATCTTCAAATCCTGGCGCGTCAAACCTCGGATGTCGTGAGCCAGACCAAAATCTACCGTCTCCTCGTCCTCTGCCGTTGCTTTCCTCGCTCTCTTCCTCGTCTTTCCATTCGTTATCACTGTCTCCTGAATGCCGATATCCGCCGCTACCCTTGAACGGTACTTCCCTATGGAAATCCTTGCCGTCTGGAGACCACGGTGAAGTGCCACCTATCGATCGTTGCCCCTCGCAGGATGATCTGTCAGATGAACCGAAAATACCCGTGTCAAATTTTGCCCAATTGCCGTCTTCCTTGCCGTCATCCTTGTCCGATCGCGTTGTTTCCGAGAACGGACAGAACATGTCCTCGAAACCTGAAGACGAAGGCGGTGCTGGCTTGGTTTCTTTGGCGCGATGCATACCGGTGTTCAGCATCTTTATTTCCTCAAAGATATCCATCGCCACGGTTTTCAGATCGATCGGATCCTTCTTGGCCGATATATTCGGGCTCGATGGTGGCGGAAGATTATCAGAGAACAGATTCAGTAACTCTATCTCGGCTAAACTCTTCGGCTGCTGAGATTGTATCGCCGGTGATGTCCTGGCAGAACTTATCATTTCCTCATCGTCTTTTCTAATCGGTGACGGTTCCGGCTCGCCGATAATCTCGCGCAATGCGGCATATCTGTCGCTCGACGTCGACGTCGAGGATTTTACTTCCGATTTTTCAGCAACGGACGAACCATTCGTCTCATCGTTGAGGATGTCCGAGCCGACTTTATCAGACGATGTCCCATTGGCATCACTTCCTTTTTCGGAATTATCCGCTTTCTCCTCCACGTCCATGATAGTTTGTGTCTTCTCCGTGTCGTCCTCAGCATCTATTTCCGTCTGCTGAACCGTGGATGAGTCGGACGTGATATCTGCATCCGCCATTATCTCGCTTTCTTTttcgatatcttttttctcgatGTCTTCGGTTTCACCCagcttttctttttgttccGTCAGATTCGTGAAGGAGTTAATCATCGTCTCGTCtaacttttcttttaacagATTCTCGCTCTTCGACGATAATTGGGCAGTTAAATTTGTCAATGAAGTTATTGAATTAGAAGTGCTCTCACTGGCTCGCACTTCCGGTTGGATCTTTTCTCCATCAATTTGTCCGCTTTCGTTGGATTCCTTTTCCATCTCGGTGATTTCTTCCACATTTGTCTCCTCCTTCTGTTCTATCTGCTCCATCTCTAACAGCTCTCTAAAAACTGCATACTTATCATACGTAGAATCTTGCTTCGGTTCTGATTCGTTATTAGATTTAAACAACTCCGAAGATGTGAAAGAAGTCGAATTTGGGCCTGTTGTCTCGATCGATTTCGATGCTAGCGATGACAAGGACGAAATTGTAGGCTTAGACGGAATCACCGGTTGCTCCTCCATCGTTATTGATGGATCCATAGTTTCCTCCACCTCGTCCTCCGCGACAGTTTCCTTCGTCGATAGATTCGCCAAGCATTGCGTGAGTTGCGTCAAGGTCAAACTTGTCAGCTGTTGGACGGTCATGCCAAGACTGGAGGCCAGCTCGTCCAAATTCGTCCAGGACGACGTCAACTGACTGAGCGTAATATCGAGTGATGGTTTCGGTTTTTTAGAATCCATAACCGAAACAGTGATGTTGCCAGTAAATGATGCAGATGGCGTTGTAGATGGAATCGGTATTGTGCTGAAAGAGTCCTCGAAAGCGGAAGTAGTAGTTGTCGTAGCCATAAAATTTGATCTGGCAGGCATCTGCGGAGGCGGACTAAAGTTGTCGTCAAACTGATGGCCTTTCGTGTCCTTCGGCGGACTTTTGTTCTTGTCTCTGATAATTCTGGTAGGTGACGGTGAGGAAGTCTCGCGCGGCGGAAAATCGTACTGAAAGTGTCCGTCCGTATGGGGCGGTCTAGGCGGCGGTCTCACGCCCCCACGAACACTCTGTTTTTTCGGTGGCAACGGCGGTGGATTGATAAGGATACTACCCGCACCCCTGGGCGGAGGTTCCGGCACTAAATCCAGCTCCGCGCTCGAGCTTGACAGACGCGAGTTCGCGTCCGACGAACAGGATCGAAGCGGCGATGCTGGCGATTCGTTCGTCACAGAAAAATCCACTGGAAACGGTTTGCTAGATTCTACAGATTGAGTTTTGCCGGCCGGCAGGTCAATGTCGAAATCTCTCTTTCGCTGTAAATACTTCTTCGGGCTCGGCAACTTCACCAGCGCCTGCGTTGATTCCGTGGAGTCTCTATCCATGCTGCGGAGAATCGAGCTTCCTCCCGAAGTAGTTGTAGACGTGATCGTTCCTTTAGATGACGTCGTCTCCTCCGGTGGCAGAGATACCGACAGAGGCTGATGATGGATCGATCTTGCAACTGTCTCTTTCTTCGGCGGCGAATCGATTCTTTGCTGGGAGGACTGATTCGCCTCATTCTTGTCGAATTGATCAAAGTTGGCGAAATTGCTGTTTTCATTATCCTTCGACGATAGCTCATTCTGCTTCGTCGATTCTAAAGAATCCGCGGCGGTTGTGACGTTGAAGTTCGTCGGGAAACAGTCGCTCGAATTTGTGGACACTAAATCCTTGAGAACTTTTTTCGGCGGATTCTTCAGATGTTGAAAGAAATCCTTCTTATCCACGTAAGGCTTAATCAGACCTGTTCCGAGAGGATCCAGCTCCGTAAACACATCGATCTGTGGGCTCTTTGTCTGAGTGTTGCGGGGTGTAGTCTCCGTCGAGCTCTATAATACGAAAGATATGTATCGTATGCAATTTCGAGAAAATGTACTTTTTGAAAGTAGAACAAAAGACACGCATAAATTGACACTTACATCCTCCTCTTTTTTCGTCGTCGAGTTCTTATTCAAGTTTGTCAGCTCGCTATCGTTGAAAAGATTTTCGGTCTCCTTGTCGAACCAATGAATTGTACTTTGCGGAGGCGGCGTTTTACTGACCAATGTTGTTGCTGGACTGGAAGTAGTCGATACAGGCGGTACCGGCACAGTATGTTGTCGCTCCAAATGTCCCCTTTTTGTCGACGAGGGTGGTGGTGGTAAAATCGGACGAACTGTGTCTTGAAGCTGCATTAAATACAAAGAGGTATAATTAGAATGTTGAACAATACCAAAAATTCTCTtcgctataaatattacaactgTAAGAACAATTGACGATTTGCTTTTGCTATATTAGATTATTCTACAAGATATCTTTTCGATACAATAATCATATTGcagttttatcttattaaatgaGAAAGATATTCGCGTAAAGTGCAATACCAGCCATGCACGTACCTTCATGTTTGCGAAAGAATCACCGAAGGGATCGCTCTCGAATAGATCGTCGGTAGATGGCACGGGATTTTCCGGTGTGATTTTGTCCATTTGATGTATACCTTGCTGCAGCGAGTTTAATTCAAATTGCAGATCCAGCAAATCCGCGATCACGCCACTCTGCGACTCGTTCTTGCGATCGGCGGACTTGTCAACCTCGGAATTAGTCGTGCGAATTCGATGAAATGAAGATTCGGTGCTTGCTGCACCCTGCAACAAATTGTTACAACTTATCTGGCTTCTGTTAATTACATCCGCGTTATCATGTGGCATATACATCATTTTTCTTAGTACTGATTTCATTCATGTTGAAtttgtaattgattttttttcaaagatacgGACCTCCGTTTTCATGAAAAACactatttcatgaaaaatgaaggaagaattaaaaatgcgaaataaaaaaattcgagaaCTGAgagaacaattttaaatatctcaacGACAGCAATTATTTCGAGACATTGAATTTACCTTAGTATCGGGCGCTGGCTCAACGAAAATACCACCGGTGTGGAATTTAATCGCGTTAATGGCATTCTGCTCTATATGCTGTTTCGCCAACTCGATCTCCTTTTTCTTCAGCTCAAACACTACTTGGAACAAGTCTCGCATCGCTATCACCACCTGTTAAACAAATATTCCTTTTTGCCACTTGTgcgatacataaaaatataaacacaaactatatcatatatcgaaagtaaatttatctttttaaaatatttttgcttcggaaatattgagaaaaaatctcaaggatttaattttatttaatttttcagaaaattccTTCTTGGAATTCAGAAATATTCTTCTCGGAAGAGATGTAATTGCTTAACAGTGTtaacgaaatttatttcttgtcaGTGACTTTTTAAggctcaatattttattttttcatggaatattttttaatatgtatttttatgacagttttataaaaaaaaaaagttcttatactatatattttaattgaagatCAATTTTCTTGTACTTTCGAAATTTCTcgatagaaaagagagagaattaattctgaatgattttttctctcaggaatgaaaaatattgaaggaGCAGGAATATTATCCGCCTCCGCGTATAATTTCCTAAAATTTGCTCCGATCGTTTATTCCACCCATCAGCGCGACACCCCTCTGTTTGCCGCGATTCTCTGTACGTCGGTTAAAAGCTCCAGCAGCGTGTCAAACGCGACCGCCGCCGTATATACGGGCGAGGATTACCGGAGTCGTTTACAGGAGGCGAGCGCAGAAATTAAACTTGGAAATTGAATGAAAGCCGTAAGATTGTTGAATTAATTTGCCACCTGTCACGCGAGGCTGATTTCATTTTCGCGGCGATGATGATCGTCGCTATCGAGTTGAACGCGAGTTGAGGGCCCAACAACTGTGCTCTCTCAACGATCGAGAGCGAAAGTCTGCGCGCTTCGTAACAGAGTTAAACATATTCCCCGATTTAACGTGATCAATTACCCGTCGTAAACTTCTATTTATCGCATTGCGTTTAATATTTGCGTCCTGCTAAAAGTTGCGAGCGTGCTCACGTTTTACATGAGGAATAGTATAGTGctggataaaatattttgtccagcaaatgcaaatatgttggaaaaatatttctgcaattatttagattaaaaagatattaatagtaCAACGCtattaaataatgtcaaaACATTATATGCCTATTTACTCTTGTTTACATACATGagacatatatgtttatttattaaaatctatactAATatcattagaattaaattgaaaaaattattcactcTATATCTCCTCAATATGAGGCAATATTCTTACACGAAATTTTCCTAAtcgaatacattaaaattattaaatatgcgtATTAATTGCGCGCAATCTTCGCTCTTCTTTGATACAGAAAAAGGAGACGCTCAAAGGACCGTGTCTCTTAAATCACGCGATACTTGAGCACAAAAGTAGGATATGCTGGTGAATTTGAATATCAAGAAGTTGCCCGTCGATCCCTTTGAACGGCGTACGAAGTGAGCCATGGATAATCCGGCAACACAATCTCCCACGACGAGGACGCGTCGGAGATGCGGGGTTCGGCTCCGTCGAATCGAACGCcgtaatgcaattatttacatacgCGTCCGGGATTACGGTCGCGCGCCCAGGGTCGATATTGCTTCTCGTATTGGGCAAATATCATTCTAGACTTCACCCGCCCTCACCCGAGGGACTACCTCGCCGCGACGATTCGTTCTCGATAATTCACATACTTTAACTGCGTTTGGCGATGTAGGAACGCACGGTCGCGAGACTCTAATCGCTCGTGCGTGTACTCGACAACTCTCGAGCTGCGAAATCGATCAATTCGACGCCTCCTTCCCCCTCTCTTGTATCTTGCAGAATTAGATATTTACCGGAAGCGCATACGATGcagttcttaaaataaaactgacgTACGATTTAATCCAAGATTACGTCCCACccattctatattatatctttgtaatattttgtattagatATTGaagcacatttttttcattgcatataatgtaaaaaagacaATTACTTGGAACGATGCAAAGATGAGGCCTACCTGACTTGCCGCTTTATCAGTCTTGATGCCGAAGAACCGATGTCCGGTATCCGGCGAGCCGAAAATATAACCGAAGGCTCTCGAGTCACTCATGTCTTGAGCAATAAACGATATTTTATGCACCGGATGATGATACAGACAGTCctgtgaaagataaaaatataatgacaaaTTATATCCGATATCCAGTAGTATCAACTACACACGTGAATAATTTAGCGAATGAACTCACCCCCGTCTTTTCGTCCCTCAAACGAAGCCCGTCTATGCTGACCTGAACGGCGATTCGTTGCTTGTGTTCACCGGCGGCGCGAATCGCCATCTTCAGGTCAGCCAAGGCCGCCTGGCACATCCGGTCACCGCGTGCTTCCGATACCTCCAAAATACCGATCAGTTTCGCCTTGAACGATACGCCCTCCCCAAGAAAACGGGTTGGGTCATTTTTGACTgaaaacgaaaatattttattacctcATGGATCAGATTCTCTGCGATTGAAGAaatgaatcaaattaattggcaattaattagagatatgcattaaaaattatattgaacaaTTCTAACTATATGATAATCGAAAAATGATGatgttttgattttttgatgTTTAAATTTGTTAGCCTATTTTCATgcacaaagaaataaaaaatattataatgatacatGAAATCCCggatgagaaattaaaattacaaaaatttcaaacgaatctgtttacattttatatcaacTTAACATTAATGCAAAAACATTAATctcaagtatatattttttatatacatagatatattctTCTAagacttttctatttttagaaactaatttacatgttatattgagacaaaaaaatcagaatataaagtaatttaaagttaaatgatttaaaagattCACGATTTGATCGGGGGAAAACGTTCTATGGCTTCAATGGTATCAACAAGTTTAAAGTCGTTTTCCGTAAATCGGTCTCGTTCCACACGATGACTAGTCGCCAAAGTAATGTGGAAGCCCACCAAACAGGAGGAGCTCTCATTGTAATGTCACGACGTGTGGGCCCCGCTCAGCCTCGCGTGAAAGGGACTCCGATCGAATTATCGTATTTGGAGCCACGGGGGGGTCCGAGAAGCGATAGGTCCGAATGTATTAAGCCGATATCGATCGGTCGTACAATCAATTTGACCGGCCGGGACTATAAAATGAGAGAACCTCGCTCGAGTGCCCGACGAGAATGATCTCCCAACGAAGAAGagcgttaaaattaatagctCGGAACGGAAGCCGATAATTGGGTCGATACCTATTTACAGCTTAGTCACCATAATAATGCATGTCATTTGTAATTGCGTTTTAGAGATGGAAGTAATATTGTCGTAGGTATGTAATATCTGGCAAGTCTGAGCAGTtacaaacattaattttgcggtttcataataacttttttctttttaagcagaggtaattaatataatttataaaatatctaattaatatgtaatataaaaaagttgtatgtatgtgtgtaaaataatggatataattaattcatatagctttaatgtaaaaatattactatgaaTGTCCTGTTTATCACTATCCACGAGAATAATTGTATCAACGATGCTGCTAGAGATGGtcgattttgataaaaatataaacaaaaatatcaagagtACGATAAATTTagggaaaatttaaataatacagagAGAGGCGCGAATCTATCacgattttctttctttcagtGGGCTTCTCGCTGCCCCTACGATTTTAATGACCGAAGGCTGCGTCGCGTTTGTTCAGAAGGTACTCGTCGGTTTCGAGTGGAGAACGCCAACTGTCGGTactcgataatatatatatatatcgttcgGTACCGATCCATCGAGACTCCTTCACGCGCTCCGGGttccttccttctctccttGCTTTCTGCGCCAGATGCGCCCTGGCATTGCACTTGGCCCGGCCTATCCCGCACCTCTATttcataacaattattattgtggCCCGCGAGATGAGACACATAACAGTAAAGCAATCGAACcgagaatagaatagaatctTTGTATCGTcgcgaaaaaattttcaaaaaaaataatacatttttctcgcATACATTTTGTTGCTAAAAGGAAATTGATTTCAAACAGATTCTACCtccaaattttaaaagattgatATTTCTGGAACTTCTTTCATTTGGTTACTGAATATATGgtgttattcattattatttttttttttaaattctgtgACAATTTCTAAAGTCTATATATCTGcaatttgcacattttttatagtatacaTTGTGCAATGAGATATAATGGAGCTATAATGGGGCACTCGAACGTATCGGAgaactttatattatcatgtgaaaaaagattttatcgcaacaaaatataaatatctttgacATTTTCGTTCAAAAAATCGGATCGAAGAAGACTGGCTCgaaattgacatttatttacgGATAttccataattatataagacgAAGATCGTAATTGTTGCAAAAATAGCAGTTCATGCAGACAGAGAAAAATAACAGAATGATAAATTGCTGTCACTAACATGACTCGTCAGGAAGCTGGtctataaaaacatatgtattgAGTATGACTTGCattttcttgcaatttatttagtGCCACTTCTCTGTTCTCATTTCCTATTGGAAATACAATCAATATCTcgtattcaatattttcatatcgcacaattcaaaattattaaaattatcgatgtctttaaggatgttctggatgtacaatagtagcaaaaaattgtcaaaattaaaaagaaaaatgtttcttacgtttatactgtttgaaaaattaaaaaaattaatttgggttatgaaaaaaattaaagtctcgcaaaataatatggattttgacgtcttcgtaaaagaaaatagtattaattaatatttttcctaatttatggcaaaaaattttgatcgtgaatatcctctgaaatcaactgcaaaaaacaatgaaaaacgaataatttgcagaaagagaaaaagagacagataatatttttctacaatttttagtaaataacttttaaacgaattagtggatctaaatcaaattttgcgcaaatatttattagaatttccttaatatatgagaaaatttttatttcattggtaatattttttctttgtcaaatttgtcaataagtgctacaataggcgattttccataagaatcaatagtaactttaaatttaaataacttccaaatcgttaagagaattgtgcttagtttttgcacaaatattcagaagaaatagtagaacaatctatgaaattttaatgcttttgttaatatttcgatatatgtcatatacatccttaaatgtattaatgagAATACGAAATTGACGAATAACATTTTCCTCTAAAATGAACAGTATGATTTTGCGGTAAACcgcgttaaaattatttctaacttTTTTCGACGAGAGATCTACTTTCTACATCATTTCTttcaactttattaatataattaacatttaatcgaGTAAGGAGATAAATGCGTTTTCGCGCTGTCTTGTAAAAATTCAGTAGTAATCTCGAGCACGCGCACGACACAGCTGTCGACATCTTCCGGAGACGCATGCGGCCGGCAGCCTCTCGCTCGTACGGTAACGTTCTCACGAGGGAGAACTTTCGCTTTTCGCGTGAGCGAATTCGCCAGCCTACGGCTAACGAGAGGCTCATTTTTCGCGACCTTCGTGTCGCGTACGTCACACGCGAGATGCGTCAGTCGATGCGTCCAATTGCGTAGCGAAAAATCTCTTTCGTGCGAATCGCGACGCGACGCAACACGCGGCCGTCGCCGCTAATATGTGGAAGCCATATTACGCGCCCCTAACCACCCCTAATGTATGTAATGTCTAGAGGATGGTACCGGAGGTGCCGTCCTCAACCCCGACTCGTCGTCGGAAGAGACGGGAAACCTTGTAAAGCTTGGAGATCGCGAGCGCTCTCAGGAAAATCCGCACGCGAAAAAAGACTCAAGACACACATCGCGAGAGACTCCGATCGCTCTACTCACACTTGCACGGACTGTTTTTTTTCCGTAAGGTCTGCATCGGTGGTGGTTCCGCgtagacgacgacgacgacgacgagagaACCCCGAAGAACGGCGCACGGGACAACGAGAATTTTTCCCTATCTTTCTCCTCGTCCGTGTGTCTCTCGCCCTTCCCCTCTCTCGTAGAGCCGGTCTCCCTGCCTCGAGGTGTAACCCTCGTAAGTTGGCACAGTCGGGGACACGATATCCTCAGCACGGACACATGTCGTAGCACATCGGTCtcactctgtctctctctctctctctctctccttctcttctctctgcTTCGCTCACTCTCTTAGTCActcgatctttctctctctccctctctccctttctctctcacacatgCACTCCCATTTTCCGTCCTCCTCTCGCACTGTTACCCCCCAATCGGTGTCGCACCCCTCCGCGCCGTATATATTTCCCGTGAGCCGAGAACGCGTAAGCGCCCTAGACTGGCAGCGCGTATATCACGCGGACGCGGTGCGTCGTCGTACTCGATATACTCGGAACACACGCACCGTCTATCCAGCCCGACACATTTAGCGGTCAGCACCAGGATGGGAcaagcagcagcagcagcaggaTGGCGAGGACTCTTCGCGCGCCGCTGCCTGATACCGGCGACTCCGGGACACggtttcgcgcgcgcggctgCGAGCGCGTGTATCCGCGCGCGCGACGTAAAAACGCGGAGGAAGTGACAGCTGCctccgccgccaccgccggtACGGGTTGCCCATGCTCTTATTGATCAATAATAtacgccgccaccgccgctgcctgcctgcctgtctgtctgtctgtctgtctgccAGCCTAGTACTCGACATCGTCGCTCCGGGCCGCTCCGGGTCGCCCGTTTTTCCGAGCCATGAGCGACGTATTTTCCGAGCGGAAATGTCCTGACATCTCGTTTGCGTAGACTTCGATATGCATTTCCTTGAATCTCTTATTTGTTGGTTTGCCCGGAGTTTAAGTGAACTCTGAACTCACTTGCACTCTCTCATCATCATTTTAATAGTCACGAAAGAGAAGAACTCAGTTgacattatttgtaaataacttTGAGTAGATTAGaagcataaaaatgttttgaaaatcCCACAAATTAACATCTTATAGATTTGAGAACTCTTTGTAATGCTCTATCTTTGTAGAAATATTACTACTTATTATTAGCTAAATTCGTAAAAAGTGCgggtagaaaaaaaagtactgATTTCCGAATACCAGAGATCAACTTTTTTGCAATcagaatgcaaaattttattggtCTAATGAAgctaaatttttaagacaGCCTATTCTAATCTCCGTTAGTCTCTCTTGCTATCTTTGTTTCAGACCTCTTTGTAGTTTGTGCGAGATTATTTGGtacattattgcaattttatttttggaatatatttatcggTGTAAGCATGCGCGTTATATTTCAGAAGAACCTTTTAAATCAAACAATCTTTTCATCGACTTTCGCTTCCTCAACTTTCTTTCTATTAAACACACTATTTACACTTCGAATGATGCGCATGACATTTAAGATTGTGGTTTAACCCATTCGCTTtgctttctatttttctttctctctcttaagattatttttgatgatccttttaaaatttttttagcagaGTGTCTCACAAtaagagcaagagagagacgttttctacaaaatgatttgaaatagataaatcggaaaaaaatcacaattttatgcattattattatattatatatattctagagttataaaaaagattgaaaataaagtttttttgacgactatattttaaatatataaactaaatattttagttgCAATTGTTCtcaatagaat from Cataglyphis hispanica isolate Lineage 1 chromosome 3, ULB_Chis1_1.0, whole genome shotgun sequence encodes the following:
- the LOC126859432 gene encoding protein disabled isoform X2, with amino-acid sequence MIFAQYEKQYRPWARDRNPGRVVIAMRDLFQVVFELKKKEIELAKQHIEQNAINAIKFHTGGIFVEPAPDTKGAASTESSFHRIRTTNSEVDKSADRKNESQSGVIADLLDLQFELNSLQQGIHQMDKITPENPVPSTDDLFESDPFGDSFANMKLQDTVRPILPPPPSSTKRGHLERQHTVPVPPVSTTSSPATTLVSKTPPPQSTIHWFDKETENLFNDSELTNLNKNSTTKKEEDSSTETTPRNTQTKSPQIDVFTELDPLGTGLIKPYVDKKDFFQHLKNPPKKVLKDLVSTNSSDCFPTNFNVTTAADSLESTKQNELSSKDNENSNFANFDQFDKNEANQSSQQRIDSPPKKETVARSIHHQPLSVSLPPEETTSSKGTITSTTTSGGSSILRSMDRDSTESTQALVKLPSPKKYLQRKRDFDIDLPAGKTQSVESSKPFPVDFSVTNESPASPLRSCSSDANSRLSSSSAELDLVPEPPPRGAGSILINPPPLPPKKQSVRGGVRPPPRPPHTDGHFQYDFPPRETSSPSPTRIIRDKNKSPPKDTKGHQFDDNFSPPPQMPARSNFMATTTTTSAFEDSFSTIPIPSTTPSASFTGNITVSVMDSKKPKPSLDITLSQLTSSWTNLDELASSLGMTVQQLTSLTLTQLTQCLANLSTKETVAEDEVEETMDPSITMEEQPVIPSKPTISSLSSLASKSIETTGPNSTSFTSSELFKSNNESEPKQDSTYDKYAVFRELLEMEQIEQKEETNVEEITEMEKESNESGQIDGEKIQPEVRASESTSNSITSLTNLTAQLSSKSENLLKEKLDETMINSFTNLTEQKEKLGETEDIEKKDIEKESEIMADADITSDSSTVQQTEIDAEDDTEKTQTIMDVEEKADNSEKGSDANGTSSDKVGSDILNDETNGSSVAEKSEVKSSTSTSSDRYAALREIIGEPEPSPIRKDDEEMISSARTSPAIQSQQPKSLAEIELLNLFSDNLPPPSSPNISAKKDPIDLKTVAMDIFEEIKMLNTGMHRAKETKPAPPSSSGFEDMFCPFSETTRSDKDDGKEDGNWAKFDTGIFGSSDRSSCEGQRSIGGTSPWSPDGKDFHREVPFKGSGGYRHSGDSDNEWKDEEESEESNGRGRGDGRFWSGSRHPRFDAPGFEDRSFYEDGEKRDRSFRERMGRKSRGALWTKSSGSHRPRDPSPWHDEGQWEDEGPRRYRKVQSYKDDEDQYEVHWKCRPKPPPQRCNWSHDVHGTYYDDERKRKLMLWNDEDRFGSEESMGYDEEDRWSRRRYERRRWEEDSRFWSRRGPPDADYPMREAYYYYRESRERPHDYPSWEEEYGSERPGDDSPRYNPANRKRHWPKRPNSANDGRNSDMLYPDSRKFGGASRSECSDNDSDPYLRSSQRSRSRESYWGSDQEYDSWVERPYWSEGPDTKSETMHRKRIARHKTRQTQKTQSPFEDDFAQSVEHAEPSVTGPGVAESLTPMEARVRLEMTEQKREPPQSVSPSSGIRGSKDHPRRDMSVREYGKRSSYFEDDLTPTASASSDASDRPRLSSDFKATPEELPCDAKDLQQPVDGFVSEESGRDSFFNGDLRFDDDAFVFKSELDDNVPDHRATTLPLKNSRQGKYGPGNNNNNNKAARSDQYIRKSESVNIFARESDPFDDDDFFN
- the LOC126859432 gene encoding protein disabled isoform X1, which codes for MQTLRKKNSPCKFKNDPTRFLGEGVSFKAKLIGILEVSEARGDRMCQAALADLKMAIRAAGEHKQRIAVQVSIDGLRLRDEKTGDCLYHHPVHKISFIAQDMSDSRAFGYIFGSPDTGHRFFGIKTDKAASQVVIAMRDLFQVVFELKKKEIELAKQHIEQNAINAIKFHTGGIFVEPAPDTKGAASTESSFHRIRTTNSEVDKSADRKNESQSGVIADLLDLQFELNSLQQGIHQMDKITPENPVPSTDDLFESDPFGDSFANMKLQDTVRPILPPPPSSTKRGHLERQHTVPVPPVSTTSSPATTLVSKTPPPQSTIHWFDKETENLFNDSELTNLNKNSTTKKEEDSSTETTPRNTQTKSPQIDVFTELDPLGTGLIKPYVDKKDFFQHLKNPPKKVLKDLVSTNSSDCFPTNFNVTTAADSLESTKQNELSSKDNENSNFANFDQFDKNEANQSSQQRIDSPPKKETVARSIHHQPLSVSLPPEETTSSKGTITSTTTSGGSSILRSMDRDSTESTQALVKLPSPKKYLQRKRDFDIDLPAGKTQSVESSKPFPVDFSVTNESPASPLRSCSSDANSRLSSSSAELDLVPEPPPRGAGSILINPPPLPPKKQSVRGGVRPPPRPPHTDGHFQYDFPPRETSSPSPTRIIRDKNKSPPKDTKGHQFDDNFSPPPQMPARSNFMATTTTTSAFEDSFSTIPIPSTTPSASFTGNITVSVMDSKKPKPSLDITLSQLTSSWTNLDELASSLGMTVQQLTSLTLTQLTQCLANLSTKETVAEDEVEETMDPSITMEEQPVIPSKPTISSLSSLASKSIETTGPNSTSFTSSELFKSNNESEPKQDSTYDKYAVFRELLEMEQIEQKEETNVEEITEMEKESNESGQIDGEKIQPEVRASESTSNSITSLTNLTAQLSSKSENLLKEKLDETMINSFTNLTEQKEKLGETEDIEKKDIEKESEIMADADITSDSSTVQQTEIDAEDDTEKTQTIMDVEEKADNSEKGSDANGTSSDKVGSDILNDETNGSSVAEKSEVKSSTSTSSDRYAALREIIGEPEPSPIRKDDEEMISSARTSPAIQSQQPKSLAEIELLNLFSDNLPPPSSPNISAKKDPIDLKTVAMDIFEEIKMLNTGMHRAKETKPAPPSSSGFEDMFCPFSETTRSDKDDGKEDGNWAKFDTGIFGSSDRSSCEGQRSIGGTSPWSPDGKDFHREVPFKGSGGYRHSGDSDNEWKDEEESEESNGRGRGDGRFWSGSRHPRFDAPGFEDRSFYEDGEKRDRSFRERMGRKSRGALWTKSSGSHRPRDPSPWHDEGQWEDEGPRRYRKVQSYKDDEDQYEVHWKCRPKPPPQRCNWSHDVHGTYYDDERKRKLMLWNDEDRFGSEESMGYDEEDRWSRRRYERRRWEEDSRFWSRRGPPDADYPMREAYYYYRESRERPHDYPSWEEEYGSERPGDDSPRYNPANRKRHWPKRPNSANDGRNSDMLYPDSRKFGGASRSECSDNDSDPYLRSSQRSRSRESYWGSDQEYDSWVERPYWSEGPDTKSETMHRKRIARHKTRQTQKTQSPFEDDFAQSVEHAEPSVTGPGVAESLTPMEARVRLEMTEQKREPPQSVSPSSGIRGSKDHPRRDMSVREYGKRSSYFEDDLTPTASASSDASDRPRLSSDFKATPEELPCDAKDLQQPVDGFVSEESGRDSFFNGDLRFDDDAFVFKSELDDNVPDHRATTLPLKNSRQGKYGPGNNNNNNKAARSDQYIRKSESVNIFARESDPFDDDDFFN